Proteins co-encoded in one Arachis hypogaea cultivar Tifrunner chromosome 11, arahy.Tifrunner.gnm2.J5K5, whole genome shotgun sequence genomic window:
- the LOC112723426 gene encoding omega-6 fatty acid desaturase, chloroplastic isoform X1: MACRLADSFILFKGSHQKPLQSKRAIIAQYSPRVCNLKECGLIQKGFRHRLNFVPRKKVTVIQAVAVPLEPSPVESAEYRKQLAESYGFRQIGEPLPDDITLKDVIDSLPKKVFEIDDTKAWKTVLISVASYALGLFMISKAPWYLLPLAWAWTGTAVTGFFVIGHDCAHKSFSKNKLVEDIVGTLAFLPLIYPYEPWRFKHDRHHAKTNMLYEDTAWHPVWKDEFDSSPALRNAIIYGYGPFRTWMSIAHWLMWHFDLKKFRTNEVKRVKISLACVFAFMAIGWPLIIYKTGIMGWIKFWFMPWLGYHFWMSTFTMVHHTAPHIPFKYSENWNAAQAQLNGTVHCDYPQWIEILCHDINVHIPHHISPRIPSYNLRAAHKSLQENWGKYLNEASWNWRLMKTIMTVCHVYDKQQNYVAFDELAPEDSRPITFLKEVMPDYA; this comes from the exons ATGGCTTGCAGGCTTGCAGATTCATTTATCCTATTCAAG GGCTCTCATCAGAAGCCACTTCAGAGTAAAAGGGCCATTATTGCCCAATATTCACCAC GTGTATGTAATCTTAAGGAATGCGGGCTTATCCAAAAAGGGTTTAGGCATCGTTTGAACTTTGTCCCTAGGAAGAAAGTTACTGTCATACAAGCTGTGGCGGTTCCGCTTGAACCATCTCCGGTTGAGAGTGCTGAGTACAGAAAACAACTAGCTGAAAGCTATGGTTTTAGGCAAATTGGAGAGCCACTGCCGGATGATATTACTTTGAAGGATGTCATTGATTCCCTTCCTAAGAAG GTCTTCGAGATTGACGATACAAAGGCATGGAAAACAGTATTGATATCTGTTGCTTCCTATGCATTGGGGCTCTTTATGATTTCCAAAGCACCTTGGTACCTACTTCCTCTGGCTTGGGCATGGACAGGGACTGCAGTAACTGGG TTCTTTGTTATAGGCCACGACTGTGCTCACAAATCATTCTCAAAGAACAAATTGGTCGAGGATATTGTTGGAACTCTAGCTTTCTTGCCACTAATTTATCCATATGAGCCATGGCGATTTAAGCATGACAGACACCATGCAAAGACGAACAT GTTGTATGAAGATACTGCTTGGCACCCAGTTTGGAAAGATGAGTTTGATTCATCTCCTGCTTTGCGGAATGCAATAATATATGGGTATGGTCCATTTCGGACTTGGATGTCTATAGCTCACTG GTTGATGTGGCACTTTGATTTGAAGAAGTTCAGGACAAATGAAGTAAAGAGGGTCAAGATAAGTTTAGCTTGTGTGTTTGCCTTTATGGCAATTGGATGGCCGTTAATTATTTATAAGACAGGAATCATGGGGTGGATCAAATTCTGGTTCATGCCGTGGCTGGGGTATCATTTCTGG ATGAGTACTTTCACCATGGTACACCATACTGCACCGCACATACCCTTCAAATACTCAGAAAACTGGAATGCTGCCCAAGCACAGCTTAATGGAACTGTTCATTGTGATTATCCCCAGTG GATCGAGATTCTATGCCACGATATTAATGTCCATATTCCGCACCACATATCCCCAAGAATACCAAGCTATAATTTACGAGCAGCCCACAAGTCTTTACAAGAAAACTGGGGAAAG TATCTGAATGAGGCTAGTTGGAACTGGAGACTGATGAAGACAATCATGACAGTGTGTCATGTGTATGATAAACAACAAAACTATGTTGCCTTCGACGAACTTGCCCCTGAAGATTCCCGTCCAATTACATTTTTGAAGGAAGTCATGCCTGATTATGCTTGA
- the LOC112723426 gene encoding omega-6 fatty acid desaturase, chloroplastic isoform X2, giving the protein MACRLADSFILFKGSHQKPLQSKRAIIAQYSPRVCNLKECGLIQKGFRHRLNFVPRKKVTVIQAVAVPLEPSPVESAEYRKQLAESYGFRQIGEPLPDDITLKDVIDSLPKKVFEIDDTKAWKTVLISVASYALGLFMISKAPWYLLPLAWAWTGTAVTGFFVIGHDCAHKSFSKNKLVEDIVGTLAFLPLIYPYEPWRFKHDRHHAKTNMLYEDTAWHPVWKDEFDSSPALRNAIIYGLMWHFDLKKFRTNEVKRVKISLACVFAFMAIGWPLIIYKTGIMGWIKFWFMPWLGYHFWMSTFTMVHHTAPHIPFKYSENWNAAQAQLNGTVHCDYPQWIEILCHDINVHIPHHISPRIPSYNLRAAHKSLQENWGKYLNEASWNWRLMKTIMTVCHVYDKQQNYVAFDELAPEDSRPITFLKEVMPDYA; this is encoded by the exons ATGGCTTGCAGGCTTGCAGATTCATTTATCCTATTCAAG GGCTCTCATCAGAAGCCACTTCAGAGTAAAAGGGCCATTATTGCCCAATATTCACCAC GTGTATGTAATCTTAAGGAATGCGGGCTTATCCAAAAAGGGTTTAGGCATCGTTTGAACTTTGTCCCTAGGAAGAAAGTTACTGTCATACAAGCTGTGGCGGTTCCGCTTGAACCATCTCCGGTTGAGAGTGCTGAGTACAGAAAACAACTAGCTGAAAGCTATGGTTTTAGGCAAATTGGAGAGCCACTGCCGGATGATATTACTTTGAAGGATGTCATTGATTCCCTTCCTAAGAAG GTCTTCGAGATTGACGATACAAAGGCATGGAAAACAGTATTGATATCTGTTGCTTCCTATGCATTGGGGCTCTTTATGATTTCCAAAGCACCTTGGTACCTACTTCCTCTGGCTTGGGCATGGACAGGGACTGCAGTAACTGGG TTCTTTGTTATAGGCCACGACTGTGCTCACAAATCATTCTCAAAGAACAAATTGGTCGAGGATATTGTTGGAACTCTAGCTTTCTTGCCACTAATTTATCCATATGAGCCATGGCGATTTAAGCATGACAGACACCATGCAAAGACGAACAT GTTGTATGAAGATACTGCTTGGCACCCAGTTTGGAAAGATGAGTTTGATTCATCTCCTGCTTTGCGGAATGCAATAATATATGG GTTGATGTGGCACTTTGATTTGAAGAAGTTCAGGACAAATGAAGTAAAGAGGGTCAAGATAAGTTTAGCTTGTGTGTTTGCCTTTATGGCAATTGGATGGCCGTTAATTATTTATAAGACAGGAATCATGGGGTGGATCAAATTCTGGTTCATGCCGTGGCTGGGGTATCATTTCTGG ATGAGTACTTTCACCATGGTACACCATACTGCACCGCACATACCCTTCAAATACTCAGAAAACTGGAATGCTGCCCAAGCACAGCTTAATGGAACTGTTCATTGTGATTATCCCCAGTG GATCGAGATTCTATGCCACGATATTAATGTCCATATTCCGCACCACATATCCCCAAGAATACCAAGCTATAATTTACGAGCAGCCCACAAGTCTTTACAAGAAAACTGGGGAAAG TATCTGAATGAGGCTAGTTGGAACTGGAGACTGATGAAGACAATCATGACAGTGTGTCATGTGTATGATAAACAACAAAACTATGTTGCCTTCGACGAACTTGCCCCTGAAGATTCCCGTCCAATTACATTTTTGAAGGAAGTCATGCCTGATTATGCTTGA
- the LOC112723425 gene encoding BTB/POZ domain-containing protein At2g24240, translated as MMGIQKDRVKFNVGGRVFETTSTTVANAGRNSMFGAMFDDNWSLLTDQNSTTEEHFIDRNPDCFAVLLDLLRTGEIHIPQNIPEKLLYREALFYGLLDHVRSAKWGHFDGNRLGLSKSVQGHAPGDGTAIRAGPDGGCCVAHGSMLHVYDWMLDEHPPLNLDYQRVNDVGWVDSDNIVIGVSERLGRGDGGMGLFSSHNGELRYKFQVCHENQVKSYTAGALSFSSDYKIFSSCKGRSNEYGVGVWDQVTGKMIDFFYEPIGWSLGDADRVQWLEGSNCLLVATMFPRKDNCYISLLDFREKKMVWCWSDVGAPLAVDEKRVRDAIAMEDNNSICVVNEFEDLGFMDLRSGGAATSIRWSSRSRLMKGKMPEEPCYPKLALHGGQLFSSMNDCISVFCGPEWVLTSRLRRSYGGSICDFSIGGDRLFALHSEENVFDIWETPTPPII; from the coding sequence ATGATGGGCATCCAAAAAGACAGAGTGAAGTTCAACGTTGGAGGCAGAGTGTTCGAGACAACATCAACAACTGTCGCCAATGCAGGGCGCAACTCCATGTTCGGGGCAATGTTCGATGACAATTGGAGCCTCTTAACGGACCAAAATTCCACCACGGAGGAGCACTTCATCGATCGGAACCCCGATTGCTTCGCCGTACTCCTTGATCTCCTCCGAACCGGCGAAATCCACATCCCACAGAACATTCCAGAGAAGCTTCTATACAGAGAGGCTCTGTTCTATGGCCTCCTTGACCATGTTCGTTCTGCCAAGTGGGGCCATTTCGACGGCAACCGTCTCGGCCTATCGAAATCCGTACAGGGCCACGCTCCCGGCGATGGAACCGCCATTCGAGCCGGCCCTGATGGCGGCTGCTGTGTTGCTCATGGCAGCATGCTTCATGTCTATGATTGGATGCTGGATGAACACCCTCCATTGAATCTTGATTACCAGAGAGTCAACGATGTTGGTTGGGTTGACTCCGACAACATAGTCATCGGAGTCAGCGAAAGGCTCGGTCGTGGCGATGGTGGAATGGGGCTGTTCAGTTCCCACAATGGTGAACTAAGGTACAAGTTTCAGGTTTGTCATGAGAATCAAGTTAAGAGTTACACTGCTGGTGCATTGAGTTTTAGTTCTGATTACAAGATTTTTTCGAGTTGCAAAGGTAGGAGCAATGAGTATGGTGTTGGTGTTTGGGACCAAGTCACTGGAAAAATGATTGATTTCTTCTATGAACCTATTGGTTGGTCACTTGGTGATGCTGATAGGGTTCAGTGGTTGGAAGGTAGTAACTGTTTGTTGGTTGCAACAATGTTTCCTAGGAAGGACAATTGTTACATTAGTTTGTTGGATTTTAGGGAGAAGAAGATGGTTTGGTGTTGGTCTGATGTAGGTGCTCCTTTAGCTGTGGATGAGAAGAGAGTGAGGGATGCAATAGCAATGGAAGACAACAATTCAATTTGTGTGGTGAATGAGTTTGAGGATTTGGGGTTCATGGATTTGAGGAGTGGTGGTGCTGCTACAAGCATTAGGTGGAGTTCTAGGAGTAGGTTGATGAAGGGGAAGATGCCGGAGGAGCCGTGTTATCCGAAGCTCGCGCTTCATGGAGGGCAACTCTTCTCTTCCATGAATGATTGCATTTCAGTGTTCTGTGGTCCTGAATGGGTTTTAACTTCAAGGCTTAGAAGAAGTTATGGTGGTTCTATATGTGACTTCTCCATTGGGGGAGATAGGCTCTTTGCACTTCATAGTGAGGAGAATGTGTTTGATATATGGGAGACTCCAACACCACCAATTATATGA